Proteins encoded together in one Marinobacter sp. Arc7-DN-1 window:
- a CDS encoding mechanosensitive ion channel family protein, with amino-acid sequence MLVTRELSMVEYWQDLLVAMQEISLLDVIPQAAVLVFAGVAAFYLHHLIARHTAADSQGVRHFTQRTIQRLAFPISMLVVVMLGRGSLAALNQAHWALDLAVPLLISFALIRILVYMLRKGMRSGPLVKASENVISTLIWLVVGLHLVGLLPGLLEAMDSLAFTVGDLRISLLAVIKLLLLMGLVLVVAIWLSGIIDRRLSQLPYLSPGAAVGFSKVSKLVLITVAGLSVLNLVGIDLTALAVFGGALGVGLGFGLQRIASNFISGFILVFDRSIRPGDVVSVGEKFGWVVALHARYVVVRNRDGVETLIPNENLITTEVINWSYSDPNVRLKIPVSVSYSDDVERAMAIMLEIAREHPRVISEPEPVCRLTQFGDNGIHLEARVWVADPQAGFGSVSSDINLEIWRRFKQEGITIPFPQQDLYIKEVPPK; translated from the coding sequence ATGCTCGTTACTCGGGAGTTGTCGATGGTGGAATACTGGCAGGATTTGCTGGTGGCCATGCAGGAAATAAGTTTGCTGGATGTCATCCCGCAGGCCGCGGTTCTGGTGTTTGCGGGGGTGGCTGCGTTCTATTTGCATCATCTCATTGCCCGGCATACCGCTGCCGATTCCCAGGGCGTGCGACACTTTACGCAACGCACCATCCAGCGCCTTGCCTTTCCAATCTCGATGCTGGTGGTGGTTATGCTGGGTCGCGGGTCACTCGCCGCGCTGAATCAGGCCCATTGGGCGCTGGATCTGGCTGTTCCGCTGCTGATCTCGTTTGCCCTGATTCGCATCCTGGTTTACATGTTGCGCAAGGGGATGCGAAGCGGCCCCTTGGTCAAGGCTTCGGAAAATGTCATCAGTACCCTCATTTGGCTGGTGGTGGGCCTGCATCTCGTGGGCTTGCTGCCCGGATTGCTTGAGGCCATGGATAGCCTGGCCTTCACCGTGGGCGACCTGCGCATATCCCTGTTGGCGGTCATCAAGCTACTCCTGCTGATGGGCCTTGTGTTAGTGGTTGCCATATGGCTCTCGGGCATTATCGATCGGCGACTGTCCCAGTTGCCGTATCTGAGCCCCGGTGCGGCCGTGGGTTTCTCCAAAGTCAGCAAGCTGGTGCTGATCACCGTTGCTGGACTGTCCGTTCTTAATCTGGTCGGTATTGATCTCACGGCGCTCGCGGTGTTCGGCGGTGCCCTGGGTGTTGGCCTTGGCTTCGGCCTGCAGCGTATTGCCAGCAATTTCATCAGCGGTTTTATTCTTGTGTTCGACCGCTCGATTCGCCCCGGTGATGTGGTCAGCGTCGGTGAGAAGTTCGGCTGGGTGGTCGCACTGCATGCCCGCTATGTGGTGGTGCGCAATCGCGACGGCGTGGAGACGCTCATTCCCAACGAAAACCTTATTACCACCGAGGTGATTAACTGGTCTTATTCGGACCCCAACGTACGCCTGAAGATCCCGGTTTCGGTGAGCTACAGTGATGACGTGGAGCGTGCCATGGCCATCATGCTGGAGATTGCACGGGAGCACCCCCGCGTGATTTCGGAGCCGGAGCCGGTGTGCCGGTTAACACAGTTCGGCGACAACGGTATTCATCTGGAAGCCCGGGTCTGGGTTGCAGACCCGCAAGCAGGTTTCGGTAGCGTAAGCTCTGACATCAATCTGGAGATCTGGCGCCGATTCAAGCAAGAAGGCATCACCATCCCGTTCCCGCAACAAGACCTGTACATCAAGGAAGTGCCACCGAAATAA
- a CDS encoding helix-turn-helix domain-containing protein produces the protein MTQHKHVGSSLDDLLESDGTLEQVEAEALKRVIVWQIQQAMGHAGVNKSQLAQKMHTSRTVVNRLLDEKDTGVTITTLVKAGRALGMTWTLQAGEDNGSDRAA, from the coding sequence ATGACACAGCATAAGCACGTTGGCAGCTCTCTCGATGATCTGCTCGAATCCGATGGTACGCTTGAGCAGGTAGAAGCTGAGGCGCTGAAGCGGGTAATTGTCTGGCAGATTCAGCAGGCTATGGGGCACGCCGGCGTAAACAAGTCTCAGCTTGCCCAGAAAATGCATACCAGCCGGACTGTGGTTAACCGCCTTCTAGATGAGAAGGATACCGGTGTAACCATCACAACGCTTGTCAAAGCGGGGCGCGCTTTGGGTATGACCTGGACTTTGCAGGCTGGTGAGGATAACGGATCTGATCGCGCGGCTTGA
- a CDS encoding type II toxin-antitoxin system RelE/ParE family toxin, whose amino-acid sequence MTRKTVNVVFYRSDSGREPVKEWLLKLDKEDRSVIGTDLKTVEYGWPLGMPLVRGFSGKANSDLWEVRSDLSNGRIARVIFTMFRGDMVLLNGFIKKTQKTPDQELAKARDRKKNLV is encoded by the coding sequence ATGACAAGGAAAACGGTTAACGTCGTATTTTACAGAAGTGACAGTGGTCGAGAGCCGGTCAAAGAATGGTTGCTGAAGCTTGATAAAGAGGATCGTTCAGTGATCGGGACCGACCTGAAGACGGTGGAATATGGATGGCCACTGGGCATGCCCCTGGTAAGGGGCTTCTCTGGCAAAGCCAATTCAGACTTGTGGGAAGTCCGCAGTGATCTCTCGAACGGTCGGATTGCACGAGTCATATTCACGATGTTTCGCGGCGATATGGTGTTGCTGAACGGCTTTATCAAAAAGACTCAGAAAACACCGGATCAAGAGTTGGCGAAGGCGAGAGATCGAAAGAAGAATCTTGTCTGA
- a CDS encoding formate/nitrite transporter family protein: MSDREAKEAADEQESRVKAQDRESRERTPTPSEKSLTPKERETVAEHSNLSSLTVYSIILREGEKELERPKSSLWWSGVAAGLGISTSVLVEGIIRSNLGSDHPYLTLIESLGYSFGFVLVILCRLQLFTENTITVVLPVLAQPTRNRFYCTARLWGIVLVANLCGTFITAAIGVHGGILPVDTLAAMVEMSRHLATLTPAETLLRGIPSGFFIAAIVWMLPSAKRSEVLVIVMFTWLIAAGDFTHVIAGSNEIFTLVLSGEMSVFNALIYHISPVLIGNIIGGTGLFAMLAYAQVHEEM; the protein is encoded by the coding sequence ATGAGTGACAGGGAAGCCAAGGAGGCTGCGGACGAGCAGGAGTCTCGCGTCAAGGCCCAGGATCGTGAATCCCGCGAACGGACACCGACGCCGAGCGAAAAGTCGCTGACTCCGAAAGAGCGTGAGACCGTAGCCGAACATAGCAATCTATCGTCGCTGACTGTCTACTCTATCATTCTGCGCGAGGGCGAAAAGGAGCTTGAACGCCCGAAAAGCTCGCTCTGGTGGTCCGGCGTGGCAGCAGGTCTCGGGATTTCGACCTCGGTCCTCGTCGAGGGGATTATCCGCTCCAATCTGGGCTCAGATCACCCCTACCTGACGTTGATTGAAAGCCTGGGCTACTCGTTCGGATTTGTCCTCGTGATCCTGTGCCGGCTTCAACTGTTCACCGAGAACACCATCACCGTCGTGCTGCCGGTTCTGGCCCAGCCGACGCGCAACCGGTTCTATTGTACCGCCCGCCTTTGGGGAATTGTGCTTGTGGCCAATCTGTGTGGCACGTTTATTACCGCCGCCATCGGCGTCCACGGGGGCATCCTTCCCGTCGATACCCTGGCCGCGATGGTGGAGATGTCGCGCCACCTGGCAACACTGACTCCGGCCGAGACACTTTTGCGGGGTATTCCATCCGGCTTTTTCATAGCGGCTATTGTGTGGATGCTGCCTTCGGCGAAGAGATCCGAAGTGCTGGTTATCGTCATGTTTACCTGGCTGATTGCGGCGGGTGACTTTACCCATGTGATTGCCGGGTCAAACGAGATTTTCACGCTAGTGCTCAGTGGGGAAATGAGCGTCTTCAACGCCCTGATCTATCATATTTCCCCGGTACTCATCGGCAACATTATCGGTGGTACAGGTCTGTTCGCGATGCTGGCCTACGCCCAGGTTCATGAAGAAATGTGA
- a CDS encoding c-type cytochrome: MTAKDIKHPLRGIRSPLLPAVLALFALSVNAQVDETLTKQVELEPAPEAGAEGYHQPPSLDDIPEGPFGDSVRSGWEAFVNTRQHPEAKRFVGNKQNCGNCHLAGGLAANSAPMWGAWGIYPKYRGKNDHVNTMDERIRGCFTYSMNANSSEAGGPPEPDSQVLKDLQAFFFWSAEGAPIGKNLPGRGYAAVPEPQNGSSVSRGEEVYQNQCSICHGSDGSGKFADDGRQIFPPLWGAGAYNWGAGMHRVNTAAAFIKYNMPLGKASPVEKEAVLTDQQAWDVAAFINSHERPQDPRWEGSKASTDEKWHTHQCLYNETVRGHTLGDGAG; this comes from the coding sequence ATGACAGCAAAGGACATCAAACACCCCCTTCGTGGCATCCGGAGTCCGCTGTTGCCAGCGGTCCTGGCGCTCTTTGCACTTTCAGTGAATGCCCAGGTTGATGAGACGCTCACTAAGCAGGTGGAACTTGAACCGGCTCCAGAAGCCGGTGCGGAGGGGTACCATCAGCCCCCAAGCCTCGACGATATTCCCGAGGGGCCGTTCGGTGACAGCGTGCGCAGCGGTTGGGAGGCATTCGTGAATACGCGCCAGCACCCGGAAGCCAAGCGCTTTGTGGGCAACAAGCAGAATTGCGGCAATTGTCATCTGGCCGGCGGTCTCGCCGCTAACTCCGCTCCCATGTGGGGTGCGTGGGGTATTTATCCCAAATACCGGGGCAAGAATGACCACGTCAATACCATGGATGAACGCATTCGCGGTTGCTTCACCTACTCGATGAATGCGAACAGTTCGGAGGCCGGTGGACCGCCCGAGCCCGATAGCCAGGTGCTCAAGGATCTGCAGGCGTTCTTTTTCTGGTCGGCCGAGGGGGCACCAATTGGCAAGAATCTGCCTGGGCGCGGTTACGCGGCTGTTCCCGAACCCCAGAACGGAAGCAGCGTGAGCCGTGGTGAGGAGGTGTACCAGAATCAATGCAGCATTTGCCATGGCAGTGACGGCAGTGGAAAATTCGCGGACGATGGCCGTCAGATTTTCCCGCCACTATGGGGTGCCGGAGCCTACAACTGGGGGGCTGGAATGCACCGGGTCAACACAGCGGCTGCCTTCATCAAATACAACATGCCTCTTGGAAAAGCCAGTCCTGTGGAGAAGGAAGCCGTTCTCACGGACCAGCAAGCCTGGGATGTGGCTGCCTTCATCAACAGTCACGAACGGCCTCAGGATCCCCGGTGGGAAGGCAGCAAGGCTAGCACGGACGAGAAATGGCACACGCACCAATGCCTCTACAACGAGACCGTTAGAGGACATACGTTGGGCGACGGCGCGGGTTAG